ACCCTGTACCGCCATGCGCAGTCCATCCTTCGCCTGGTGGAACAGGCGCGGCAAGATGTGGCTACATCGGGCGCAGCTCCCTCAGGCCGGGTGTCCATCGCGATCGCCCCCTACAGCATGGCGTCCAGCCTGACTCCCCGGATCATCAGCGAGGTCAGCCGCCGGTACCCGGACATCGTGGTTCACCTGACCGAAATCTTCGGTGGTGTCCTGAGCGAAGCCATTAAGAACGGGCGCCTGGACATGGCGTTGATCTACGAACCGGGCAAGATCCGCGGCGTCCAGTTCACCACCATGATCGTCGAGGACCTCCATCTGGTGGTGCATCCGGATGTGGACGTCAGCCAGGGCCGGGACACCGTGACGCTAGCAGAGGCGAGCACTGTGGGGCTCTTTCTCCCGGAGAAGAACCACACCCTTCGTCAACTGATCGAGAAGGGCCTGGCTGAACAGGACCTGCCGTTGAAGCTGGTGGGAGAGGTTGAATCCGTTCCGTCGTTGACGAGGCTCATCCAAGCCAATTTGGGAGGCACAGTCCTGCCGAAGTCTGCTGCCGATGCGCTCTTCCCCGATCAGGACTTCCAAGTGCTGCGCATCGTGGAGCCGGCCTTGCAGAGCAAGATCGCGCTGTGCACACCGGACCACGAGCCCCTGTCCGAGGCCGCCTCCGCAGTGCTGCTGGTAGTCAAGGAAATGCTCCACCAACAGCTGATCTCCAAGTACGGGACAGACCCCGTCCAACTGCCCGGGCATCCATAAAAAAGCCTTATCCAGCCAGACATCTTTGGTCTTATTCAAATCCGTTTCAAGTTCCTAACATCGAATTAAGAACAAATTCGATACCAGCCCGGGCTACCGGGCACATTCAAAGGATAAAACGGTGAAAAAGATCAGCACCCTGGGATGGGTATCCAATCCAACGCACGGAGCAGCCACAGCCCGCACCGGATTCCACTGCCCTCGAAATGGTTTCTGGCGCCCGGTGGGCGGAATCGGTGAACCTCTGTTTGTCTTTGAGGGCAGCCTGATGCCCCCGCACGGCGGCAACAGCATCGAATGGCACCTTGTGGACACCCGTCCCGGCCACTCCGGACTCGACTAGAGCCCAGGCGGCCGGCACGCAGGGCTCAGACGGCAGGCAACTACGGCGCCACGACCCGCAACTATGCGGGCGGGCGCCTTTCTGCTGCCCGGCACGCAGGGCACGCAAGCCAACCACCCGCCGTCGGTACGCCGCGCACCCAAACCGGCCGCCCGCCGTCGTACATCCAACGACGAAAGGACCGGCCGCTTCCAAGGAATGCGGCCGGTCCGTTGCGCTGAGGCGACCAGTGCTGTGGCGACTAGCGCTGAGGTGACTAGTCCTCCACCAGAAGGCCCTTCTGCTTGAGCTTCTCGGTGAGACCGCAGAGCTCAATGGTGTTGCCGCCGTCGTGGTAAAGCTTGATGAGCTCACGCTCGTGGTCATCACGGGCCTGGGACAGGGCGATGACTTCCTCGGCCTCTTCCCGGCGGACCACCACCACGCCGTCGGCGTCACCGCGCAGGATGTCGCCGGGGTAAATGATTTCGTCACCGAAAACCAGCGGGTGGTTGATGGGACCGAGCGTCTCCTTCACGGTGCCCTTGATGCAGACGCTGCCGGAGAACACCGGCAAACCAAGTTCGATCAGGTCATGGGTGTCACGGACGCCGGAGTCGGTGACCATGGCCGCGATGCCCTTGGCCTTCATGGCATTGCCAAGCACATCACCGAACGTGCCCGCCTCGGCCATCTCCTGCGCGCCGACCAGCACAACGTCCCCTGCCTGGGCGTAGTGGATGGCCACTTGCAGCATCAGGTTGTCCTGCGGAGCGCACGCGACAGTGACGGCCGGGCCGCAGAAGGACATGGAGCGGTCGATCGGTTTGATGCGGGAGCTCAGCGCACCGCGGCGGCCCTGTGCCTCGTGGATGGTCGCCGACGAGAACTTGGCCAGGCGGGCTACGACGTCCGCTTCGGGACGCTCGAACTTGGTTTTGACGTGGATCATGGTGTGTTCCTTAGTTTCTAGTTCAGTGCGTTCACGGCGTCGCGGATGGAGTCCACGCCCGCGTTGATGGTCTCCAGCGAGGTGGCGAAGGAGATCCGGAAGTAGGGGCCCAGGCCGTAAGACGAGCCTTGGATCACCGCCACGCGCGCGGCGTCCAGCAGGTAGAGGGTGAAGTCCTGGTCGTTGGCGATCACGCGGCCGTCAGGGGCGGTCTTGCCGATCACCCCGGCGCAGTTCACGTAGGCGTAGAAAGCGCCCTCCGCGGGAGCGACGGACAAGCCGTTGATGGCATTCAAACCCTCGACGGCGGCATCGCGGCGTTTGCGGTAGACCTCCACGCTGTCCCGGACGAAGGACTGGTCCCCGTTCAATGCGGCGGCCGCGGCCGCCTGGCTGATGGACGACGGGCAGGAAGAGGTCTGCGACTGGAGTTTGTTCATCGCTGCGATCAGCGGCGCAGGGCCAACACCGTAGCCGAGGCGCCAGCCGGTCATGGCATAGGCCTTGGAAACGCCGTTCACCAGCAGGATGCGGTCTTTCAAAGCCGGCGCAGCCGTGACCAGGCTGGTGACCCGGCCTTGACCGAAGTAGACCTCATCGTAGATCTCGTCGGTGAGGACGAAGACGTGCGGGTTCTCTTCGAGGACCGCGCCGATGGCCTGGAGTTCCTCACGGGAGTAGACAGCGCCGGTCGGGTTGGACGGAGCGTTGAGGATGAGCCACTTGGTCTTGGGCGTGATTGCCTTGGCGAGCGCCCCCGGAGTGAGCTTGAAGCCTTCTTCCTCCGTGGTCTCGACGATGACCGGGGTGCCGTCGTTGGCAAGGACCATATCCGGGTAGGACACCCAGTACGGCGCCGGGACGATGACCTCGTCACCCGCGTTGAGGGAAGCCATCAGCGCGACATACAGAACCTGCTTGGCGCCGCCACCGATCGTCAGCTGGTTGGCCCCGTACGAGTGGCTGGTGTCCCGCTCGATTTTGCCGAGGATCGCCGCCTGCAATTCGGGGGTGCCGGTAACCGAGGTGTACTTGGTTTCGCCCCTGTTGATGGCTTCAACGGCGGCAGCCTTGATGTGGTCCGGGGTGTCGAAATCCGGCTCACCTACCGTGAGGTCGATGATCTGGACGCCTTCGGCTTTCAGTTCGCGCACACGGGCGGCCGCAGCGACGCTGGCTGAGGCCTTGATGCGGGTAACCCTCGACGCCGGCAGGAACTCGGACATGTCTCCTCCAGGAATGTGGAACTCAGGACGCGCGGATTCGCGTATCTCCTGTTTCGAGACTAGGTACTCGCGGGGTTCTCTGGATAAGACCTAATGTGCGTGGATTCATAAGGGGGACTTATGACGGTCTCCTCGAAGACGCGTGTTTCGGTGCCTGTTCCGGCGGTACGGGCTTCTTCCATGCGCTTTGCTTATGGGTTCACTTGGTATTGGTATTTCCGCGCACCCAGCATCCCTGCCTACATTCGACAGGTCACCGGAGCCCACCCGTCGCAAGGAGAACCCTCATGCCGACCCCGACCATGGCCGGACAGCCGCGCCGCGCCGACCAGCAGGTCAAAGGCCGTTCAGCAACGGGACGGTACACGTACCGCGCAGGCTCCCCCGCGCGAACATCGTCGAACGCCAATGCCGGGCACGCCAAACTGGTTCACGCACTCGGAGTCCACCGCCAGCTCCTCTCCCACGCCGCCAGTTCCATCAGGACACTGACCTCTGCAAGGAATGAGTTGATTGCCCAGGCCGTGGAGGACGGAATATCAATTGCCACTATTGCTGCGGTCATCAGGGAGAACGCCAGGTCTGTCCGTACCATCGCTTTGGCCTATGACGACCTCCACCTGAGCGGGGTCCCCCGCAAACTACAGCTGGAAGCCTTGAAGGCAAAGAACGACGCCCTCAAGGAAGCCGAGCGGCACCGGGACGTTATCCTGGAACGCCGGGAAGCACTGATCTCCATCGCCCTGCGCACCCAGGCCTGCGACGAGTTGGAGCTTGCGTCCCTGACAGGCCTGACGCCGGACCACATTCGCCGTTCCGGCCGCAGCGTAGGACGCCCTGCCTGACCCGGAGGCGTTGAACACCGGGCGTGCGGCGGGTAGAACGGATGAATGAGCGACGTGAATTCATGGATGGACCTGTACCTACGTGCCTGGAGCTCCAACGAGCCCGATGACATCCGGGCCCTTTTCACCGAGGACGCCATCTACAACACCCGCCCGCACGACACCAGCGCCTGGCGGGGACATGATGCGATCGTCAGGGAATGGTCCGGCGACTCATCTGACAAGCCCGAAGACTGGACCTTCGAATGGACGCTCCTTGGCCGCGACGGAGACACCGCCTTCGTCCAAGGCGTCACCACCTACCTCAACGGCGACCCGACCTACGACAACCTGTGGGTCCTCCGTTTCGCCAAGGACGGAAGGGTCCGCGAGTTCACGGAGTGGTACATGGCACGCAAATCCGGCTAGCTAGACGCGCAGGTGCAGATTTTGCTGCATCATTCGCATGGTCATTGTTGAAACCGCGTCAAACACGGGGCCGCTTTCCGCGGGAACGAGGATGATCCAGCAAAAAGTGTTCATCTTGGGCGCAGCCTCCCGTAGGGTACCGGCATGGACATCATCCTGGTTCCCGGTTTCTGGTTGGACGCATCGTCGTGGGATGAGGTGATCCCCGCCCTCGAGGACGCCGGCCACACCGTCCACGCCCTCACGCTTCCTGGCTTGGAATCGGCCGATGCACCTCGCGCGAACATCGGCCTGCGGACCCACATCGACGCCGTCATCCGGACCGTAGACTCCCTGGACGGCAAGGTGGTCCTGGTGGGGCACTCCGGGGGCGGCGCCATCATCCACGCCGTGGTGGACGCAAGGCCCGACCGTGTTGCCCGCGCAATCTACGTGGACAGCGGGCCTCTGGGCGAAGGCGGAGTCATCAACGACGACTTGCCTGCCGAAGGCGACGACATTCCGCTCCCGCCCTGGGAAGGGTTCGAAGAAGCTGACTTGACCGATCTGGACGAAGACCTCCGTACAGCGTTCCGGGCGCGCGCCATTCCCCAACCAAAGGGGGTCGCAATCGAACAGCAGCACCTGCATGACGTGCGTCGTTACGAGGTTCCTGCCACGGTCATCGCCTGCGAGTTTCCATCATCCCTTCTCAACGAGATGATGGATGCAGGGCATCCGTTCACGGAGGAGCTCGCCCGCATAAAGCACGTGGAACTCATCGACCTGCCCACCGGGCACTGGCCCCAATTCACCAAGCCGGCCGAACTGGGGAAGGCGATCCTCACAGCGGTTGAGCGGGCAGCCTAAGCGATCAGGGCTTCGGCCGGGTGTTGGTTGCAGGTCCCTCGGGTGCTGCGCCGCCTTCGTCCGTCCAGTCGCTTCCGGTGGTGTCATCGAGCGCTGGATCGGAGACGACGTCACCTTTGACCGTTGACGTCGTAGCAGGACGGTCCTCCGCACCGTTTGCTTCGTCACCCTTTCCGTCCCGGGTGCCGGGCAGGAAGGCCTCGGCCTTTTCCACCAGTTTCTTTCCCGTCGCGTAGAGGTTGTCCACGATCTCCGGAACAGATTCTTGGACCGTCTCGGCCACATGGTGCACGTTTTCCTGGACCTCGGGGTTCTTCAGTACCTTCTCCGAACCGCCACGAAGGCGACGGTACACCTCCGGCCAGGACTTTGATCCCCAGATGTACCCCACCGCGACACCAGCGGCGAACATTACTTTCCCTTTCATGGGACCACTCCTTTCGACGTGCAATTTCCTATGACACTAGCGGGTGTATATCTGCAGTGTCACGCCGGTTTCCGTTGCAGAACCCGGGGAGTGGAGTTAATGGCCATTTGCTGAATTGAAACATTCGACTAAACTTTGTTGCCAACCAGCGGAATCACCGCAGGCAATGAAACATCGCAACCCGAGGAGTTAAAACCATGGGACTGGATGACAAGATCAAGAACGCCGCCGAAAACCTGGGGGGCAAGGCCAAGGAAAAGACCGGCGAGGCAACCGGAGACCGGGACCTCCAGGCCGAGGGTGCAGGCGACCAGGCCTCTGCCAACATCAAGCAGGCGGGCGAGAAGTTGAAGGACGCGGCCAGGGACGCCTTCGGCAAGAAATAGGCTGTCACACCCCGGGAACCGGGGCTTCACAGTCCACTGCCGGACCGCAGAGACCATGCACCACGGGGCTTCGCAACAAAATAGTCAGGTTACTTGCTGTTTTTTCCGGGAGCGGCTAGCGTTGCAAGTGTAGTCCCGTGGTGGACCAGTCGACAGGAGTGCTCTTTGGTTGGGTTTCTAGATTTACAGTAATTCTCACGCCACTCCATTCCCCCATATGTCCGGGGTGAGAAGGAGGCAATTCTTCCACGCCCGGATGTTTGATTTCCCGACCCGATGAACTGAACCGCTTCGCAGAGTTCATGGAATCTCCATCAACAAGAAAGTAGGAGCAAAAATGGGTTTCTTTGGTTTTCTTCTCCTAGGCCTTTTGGCAGGCGCAATTGCCAAGCTTATTCTTCCCGGACGCCAAGGCGGCGGCTGGCTGGTGACCCTCCTCTTGGGCGTAGTTGGCGCCCTGTTGGGCGGCTGGATCGGCGGCCTGATCTTCGGTGAGGGACTCACCGAATTCTTCGCCATCCGCACATGGCTTCTGGCTATCGGCGGCTCGATCCTCGTGCTGCTGGTCTACGGCCTGGTAACCGGACGTCGCACGCACCGGACGCACCATGGCTAACGGAACCACACCGAGCTCCGACCCGGAAGACATGGAAGGCCAGTACTCGGAGGGTAACTACGGGGACGCGGGAGCATCACCCGAAGCCCTCAAAGAGGACGCCGGCGGCGACTACACGGCTGGTGATTACGCGGAAAAGACCGTCCCGTCTGCGGATGCGGAGCTTGACGAGCGGAACACCGAAGACACCCCGGAGGATCGCCCCTTCTCCTCCGAGCCGGATGACGAAGCTGCAGGCACGGGTCACCCCTAGCGCTGCCCCTGACAAAAACTGAATAAGCAAGAACCCGGACGCACCAGGGGAGCGTCCGGGTTCTTGCTGTGCCTGACATTTTCGGGCACGGATAGTCGGGACGGAGCCCCAACCGGCGCCGTAGGGTGATTTTCGGAATGGAGGATCCCATGCACGAATGGAACAGGGCTATCGAGCTCATCGAGCAGGACTTGGCTGCCGCCGTCGATATGAAGGCTGTGGCGAGGACCGCCCTCACATCCGAGTATCACTTCAGGCGGATGTTCGCGTCCTTGGCCGGGATGCCCGTCTCGGAATACGTGCGCCGACGGCGCCTGACTGCTGCCACCGCTGAAATCATCGCGGGCGCCGGTGTGCTCGATGTTGCCGTCCGGTACGGTTACGGATCCGCCGAGGCATTCAGCCGCGCCTTCAAGGCGTACCACGGGTTGACGCCTTCGGACGCCCGGCGTCCCAACGCCGTCCTCCGTTCCCAACCTCAATTGAGGTTCCACCTCCGTATCGAAGGGAACATAGACATGAAGCACCGCATAGTGAACAAAGCCGCTTTCCGGCTGGTCGGCCGGAAGACCAGGGTTCCGCTCGTCCATGAAGGGCCCAATCCGGCCATCATTGAATTCCAGCGCAGCATCGACCCTGCCGTCACCAAGCGTCTGCTGGAACTGGTGGACACTGAGCCGACAGGCCCGGTCTCCGTGACAGTCAACATCGAGGAGTCCCGCAGCGAAGGCAGTGAACTGGACTATTGGCATGCCGTGGCCACCACGGGGCCGGCACCCGAGGGGTTTGACGTCCTCGAGGTACCGGCCGGGCAGTGGGTTGTTTTCGAAACCGAGGGAAAATTTCCCGAAGTCCTGCAGCGCATGTGGGCCGACGCAGCAACGGAATGGTTCCCTGCCAACCCGTACCGATGGGCCCCGGGTCCGGAGCTCTTGAGCGTCAAGGCCCAGCCCGGCGGTACCCATGGCAGCGGGCAGTTGTGGATCCCCGTGGAACCGGAAGGGCAGCCCGCCTAGAACAACGCGAGGACTTCCTCCAAGGGAAGCACCCGCTGCCTGTACTCCCGCGTGAGAATCCGCAACACGGCTTCGGCGGCTTCGGCGTTCTCCGTGGCGATGGCATCTGCGGCATAGATGACGCGGATGTTGTGGGCAAAGGCGTCGGCCGCCGTCTGCGCGATGCAGTTATGCGCGGAAACTCCCGCCAGGACCACGGTGTCCACCTCCCAGTTCCGCAGGCGCATCCACAGGTCTGTTCCCATGAAGGCGCTGTCGCGGGTCTTGACCATCTGGGGGAAGTCGGTTGTGAGCAGGCCGGGAACAAACTCGGCCTGCTCACTGCCCCGGAAAATAAAGCCCTGATCGTCATCGAGCATGTTCAGGCTCCACGTCGATTTGTCCCGCTCATGCTCGGTTCCAATGAGGAGAACCTTGGCTCCCGCCTCCCGCGCCCCGCTGGTCAG
The Paenarthrobacter ureafaciens genome window above contains:
- a CDS encoding nuclear transport factor 2 family protein, producing MSDVNSWMDLYLRAWSSNEPDDIRALFTEDAIYNTRPHDTSAWRGHDAIVREWSGDSSDKPEDWTFEWTLLGRDGDTAFVQGVTTYLNGDPTYDNLWVLRFAKDGRVREFTEWYMARKSG
- a CDS encoding 4-carboxy-4-hydroxy-2-oxoadipate aldolase/oxaloacetate decarboxylase gives rise to the protein MIHVKTKFERPEADVVARLAKFSSATIHEAQGRRGALSSRIKPIDRSMSFCGPAVTVACAPQDNLMLQVAIHYAQAGDVVLVGAQEMAEAGTFGDVLGNAMKAKGIAAMVTDSGVRDTHDLIELGLPVFSGSVCIKGTVKETLGPINHPLVFGDEIIYPGDILRGDADGVVVVRREEAEEVIALSQARDDHERELIKLYHDGGNTIELCGLTEKLKQKGLLVED
- a CDS encoding LysR substrate-binding domain-containing protein, whose product is MDTRKLSYFVQIVDSGSITKAAAALHVAQPALSQQVSSLENELKQRLLIRSKQGVQPTAAGHTLYRHAQSILRLVEQARQDVATSGAAPSGRVSIAIAPYSMASSLTPRIISEVSRRYPDIVVHLTEIFGGVLSEAIKNGRLDMALIYEPGKIRGVQFTTMIVEDLHLVVHPDVDVSQGRDTVTLAEASTVGLFLPEKNHTLRQLIEKGLAEQDLPLKLVGEVESVPSLTRLIQANLGGTVLPKSAADALFPDQDFQVLRIVEPALQSKIALCTPDHEPLSEAASAVLLVVKEMLHQQLISKYGTDPVQLPGHP
- a CDS encoding alpha/beta fold hydrolase, encoding MDIILVPGFWLDASSWDEVIPALEDAGHTVHALTLPGLESADAPRANIGLRTHIDAVIRTVDSLDGKVVLVGHSGGGAIIHAVVDARPDRVARAIYVDSGPLGEGGVINDDLPAEGDDIPLPPWEGFEEADLTDLDEDLRTAFRARAIPQPKGVAIEQQHLHDVRRYEVPATVIACEFPSSLLNEMMDAGHPFTEELARIKHVELIDLPTGHWPQFTKPAELGKAILTAVERAA
- a CDS encoding CsbD family protein — encoded protein: MGLDDKIKNAAENLGGKAKEKTGEATGDRDLQAEGAGDQASANIKQAGEKLKDAARDAFGKK
- a CDS encoding aspartate transaminase, producing the protein MSEFLPASRVTRIKASASVAAAARVRELKAEGVQIIDLTVGEPDFDTPDHIKAAAVEAINRGETKYTSVTGTPELQAAILGKIERDTSHSYGANQLTIGGGAKQVLYVALMASLNAGDEVIVPAPYWVSYPDMVLANDGTPVIVETTEEEGFKLTPGALAKAITPKTKWLILNAPSNPTGAVYSREELQAIGAVLEENPHVFVLTDEIYDEVYFGQGRVTSLVTAAPALKDRILLVNGVSKAYAMTGWRLGYGVGPAPLIAAMNKLQSQTSSCPSSISQAAAAAALNGDQSFVRDSVEVYRKRRDAAVEGLNAINGLSVAPAEGAFYAYVNCAGVIGKTAPDGRVIANDQDFTLYLLDAARVAVIQGSSYGLGPYFRISFATSLETINAGVDSIRDAVNALN
- a CDS encoding GlsB/YeaQ/YmgE family stress response membrane protein, producing the protein MGFFGFLLLGLLAGAIAKLILPGRQGGGWLVTLLLGVVGALLGGWIGGLIFGEGLTEFFAIRTWLLAIGGSILVLLVYGLVTGRRTHRTHHG
- a CDS encoding AraC family transcriptional regulator is translated as MHEWNRAIELIEQDLAAAVDMKAVARTALTSEYHFRRMFASLAGMPVSEYVRRRRLTAATAEIIAGAGVLDVAVRYGYGSAEAFSRAFKAYHGLTPSDARRPNAVLRSQPQLRFHLRIEGNIDMKHRIVNKAAFRLVGRKTRVPLVHEGPNPAIIEFQRSIDPAVTKRLLELVDTEPTGPVSVTVNIEESRSEGSELDYWHAVATTGPAPEGFDVLEVPAGQWVVFETEGKFPEVLQRMWADAATEWFPANPYRWAPGPELLSVKAQPGGTHGSGQLWIPVEPEGQPA
- a CDS encoding cysteine hydrolase family protein: MIAVLVIDMQNAFFEDPALKQRREEVVAACNSLTSGAREAGAKVLLIGTEHERDKSTWSLNMLDDDQGFIFRGSEQAEFVPGLLTTDFPQMVKTRDSAFMGTDLWMRLRNWEVDTVVLAGVSAHNCIAQTAADAFAHNIRVIYAADAIATENAEAAEAVLRILTREYRQRVLPLEEVLALF